The Metabacillus schmidteae genome has a segment encoding these proteins:
- a CDS encoding C40 family peptidase, with protein sequence MTPKTYIYILLTDTGTLFTKSIKKYTKAPYNHASIAFDARLSEMYSFGRKNPNNPINGGFVKEDIYTGTYSKYPETTCVIYKLEVTSRDVEKMRRVLNVFIKNQKRFLYNLIGVLGVSLNEPVEFSNSYFCSQFVAEMLQRSGIKLWDKLPALVTPDDFRANPKLQLVYEGKLTEYPLIKIEEGKD encoded by the coding sequence ATGACGCCAAAAACATATATATACATTTTGCTTACTGACACCGGAACTTTATTTACAAAGTCTATTAAAAAATATACAAAAGCACCTTACAATCATGCTTCCATTGCATTTGATGCACGTCTATCAGAAATGTATAGCTTCGGAAGAAAAAACCCCAATAATCCAATTAATGGTGGGTTTGTGAAAGAGGATATATATACAGGGACATATAGCAAGTATCCTGAAACAACGTGTGTCATCTATAAACTGGAAGTAACAAGCCGTGATGTGGAAAAAATGAGAAGGGTTTTGAATGTTTTTATTAAGAACCAAAAGAGGTTTCTTTATAACTTAATTGGAGTCTTAGGTGTATCCTTAAATGAACCCGTGGAATTTAGCAATTCGTATTTTTGCTCGCAATTTGTTGCAGAAATGCTTCAGCGTTCCGGAATTAAATTATGGGATAAACTCCCTGCCTTAGTGACTCCGGATGACTTTCGAGCGAACCCGAAACTCCAGCTTGTTTATGAAGGTAAGTTAACAGAATATCCTTTAATAAAAATAGAAGAAGGGAAAGATTAA
- a CDS encoding phosphatidate cytidylyltransferase — translation MSKKEPEKDFTTVFIRIKTWWGMFAVFCMATLFNPIVSLFSLMILCFFALKEYFSMMKTRKADRRLFLWSYLAIPVQFYWIYIGWYGMFIVFIPVYVFLFLPLPRLLGKGTSGFLRSVSSTQWGLMLMVFGLSHLAYYQFATPEYGANLVLFLVVLTQLNDIVHYLISIYLGKRKVVPSANPTITWEGYIGATVITTIAAYFIYPFLTPLDSTFAIFSGILISLSGFFGSLTISVLRRDLLIGDQKKLNTLNKSYLTRVDSLAYTSPVFFHVIRYFFDFM, via the coding sequence ATGAGCAAAAAGGAACCGGAAAAAGATTTTACAACCGTCTTTATTCGGATTAAAACATGGTGGGGAATGTTTGCTGTCTTTTGTATGGCTACACTATTTAATCCAATTGTTTCGTTGTTTTCCTTAATGATTTTATGCTTTTTTGCTTTAAAAGAATACTTTTCAATGATGAAAACCAGGAAAGCAGATCGACGGTTATTTCTTTGGTCATATTTGGCGATTCCCGTTCAGTTTTATTGGATTTATATCGGATGGTACGGTATGTTTATTGTTTTTATTCCAGTTTATGTGTTTTTATTTCTTCCGTTGCCACGATTATTAGGTAAGGGGACCAGCGGCTTTCTTCGGTCAGTTAGTTCGACACAATGGGGACTGATGCTGATGGTTTTCGGTCTTAGTCACTTAGCCTATTATCAATTCGCTACACCTGAATATGGGGCAAATCTTGTCTTATTTCTTGTTGTGTTAACACAGTTAAATGATATTGTTCATTATTTAATTTCTATTTATCTAGGAAAAAGAAAGGTTGTTCCTTCAGCAAATCCAACCATCACATGGGAAGGATACATAGGGGCAACAGTAATCACAACAATTGCCGCTTATTTCATTTATCCGTTCTTGACACCACTGGACAGTACATTTGCTATTTTTTCAGGTATTTTAATTAGTTTAAGTGGTTTCTTCGGAAGCTTGACGATTTCTGTTTTAAGGAGAGATCTGTTAATCGGAGATCAAAAGAAGTTAAATACCTTAAACAAAAGTTATTTAACTCGTGTTGATAGCTTAGCCTACACGTCACCTGTGTTCTTTCATGTGATTCGGTATTTTTTTGACTTTATGTAA
- a CDS encoding ABC transporter permease — MRNLYVLWKKEMIESSKNGKWIWLPIVFMIIGITQPITSYYMPEILEHAGNLPEGATISIPTPTGAEVLAGTLSQYGTVGTLLFILATMGVISNEKSSGAVTLVMVRPVSSLQYVTSKWLGQLIIAIVSLFASYSLTWYYTNLLFTSVDWLLFLQSFLIYSLWITLIVTFTICMGTIFKGNGAIAGVSISFLGALSLLTSLLPKFMNWSPANLREHATILLMGQPAQDYLLLTLSFSIVICIIFFVLAVISFKRTEQY, encoded by the coding sequence ATGAGAAACCTCTACGTATTATGGAAAAAAGAAATGATCGAAAGCAGCAAAAATGGGAAGTGGATCTGGCTACCTATTGTCTTTATGATTATCGGTATTACCCAACCCATCACAAGCTACTACATGCCAGAAATTCTTGAGCATGCTGGTAATCTTCCGGAAGGGGCAACGATTTCAATTCCTACTCCAACAGGAGCCGAAGTATTGGCAGGTACTTTATCTCAATATGGAACAGTTGGGACGCTACTCTTCATCTTAGCAACGATGGGTGTCATTTCGAATGAAAAATCGAGTGGTGCAGTTACTCTTGTAATGGTACGACCTGTTTCATCATTACAATACGTTACAAGTAAATGGTTAGGCCAACTCATTATTGCTATCGTTTCCTTGTTTGCAAGCTATTCCCTAACTTGGTATTATACAAATTTATTATTTACTTCTGTTGATTGGTTATTATTTCTACAAAGTTTCCTAATTTATAGTCTATGGATTACCCTCATTGTAACTTTTACAATTTGCATGGGCACTATATTTAAAGGGAATGGAGCAATCGCTGGTGTAAGTATTTCTTTTCTAGGAGCATTATCCTTATTAACTAGTTTACTTCCAAAGTTTATGAACTGGAGCCCAGCAAATCTAAGAGAACATGCTACAATTCTATTAATGGGTCAACCTGCACAAGACTATCTACTTTTAACATTATCTTTTTCAATCGTTATTTGTATCATCTTTTTTGTATTAGCAGTGATCAGTTTCAAAAGAACTGAACAATATTAA
- a CDS encoding ABC transporter ATP-binding protein, whose product MLLQVKELEKKYKSHIAVKKISFHIEKGPCIALLGPNGAGKTTTLQMLAGLLTPSSGSIQFEQLEEKDYRSKIGFLPQHPSFFSWMSPVQFLQFAGELSNIPKQQMKEKIDEVLQFVSLSDVKKKRIGGFSGGMKQRLGLAQALLHDPELLILDEPVSALDPAGRRDVLSLITKLKERMTILFSTHVLHDAEQVCDKVIMLKNGEIKWDNKLEELRNAFITSAVNVHTEEPIEDKLSELPYVEKMKRITDRSITIIVSEENSNSNELLSAIMEKGLTIKRFEKLQDSLEEAYMKVMEQ is encoded by the coding sequence ATGCTTTTGCAGGTAAAAGAACTTGAGAAAAAGTATAAAAGCCATATTGCCGTAAAAAAAATCTCTTTTCATATTGAGAAAGGGCCATGTATTGCTTTACTAGGTCCAAATGGCGCAGGTAAAACAACAACTCTTCAAATGTTAGCTGGTCTTCTTACACCTTCAAGTGGTTCTATTCAGTTTGAACAACTTGAAGAGAAAGACTACAGGTCAAAAATCGGCTTCTTACCGCAACATCCTTCGTTCTTTAGCTGGATGTCACCAGTTCAATTTTTACAATTTGCGGGTGAACTATCCAATATTCCTAAACAACAAATGAAAGAGAAAATCGATGAAGTCTTACAGTTTGTTAGTTTATCAGATGTTAAAAAGAAGCGAATTGGTGGTTTTTCAGGAGGAATGAAGCAACGATTAGGATTAGCACAAGCATTATTACACGATCCTGAACTGCTTATATTAGATGAGCCTGTCTCTGCATTGGACCCCGCTGGCCGCCGAGACGTCCTATCTTTAATTACAAAATTAAAGGAAAGGATGACTATTCTTTTCTCCACTCATGTGTTACATGATGCCGAGCAGGTTTGTGATAAAGTGATTATGCTGAAAAACGGGGAAATTAAATGGGATAATAAGCTTGAAGAATTAAGAAATGCTTTCATTACTTCTGCAGTAAACGTGCACACTGAGGAACCTATTGAAGATAAACTTTCTGAACTACCCTATGTTGAAAAAATGAAACGAATAACAGATAGAAGTATAACCATAATCGTTAGTGAAGAAAATTCCAATTCAAATGAACTACTGTCTGCAATCATGGAAAAAGGTCTAACAATTAAACGATTTGAAAAACTTCAGGATTCTTTAGAAGAAGCCTATATGAAGGTGATGGAACAATGA
- a CDS encoding PLDc N-terminal domain-containing protein has protein sequence MDEILQLNWAIIAPIFVLQLILLVTAIVSCLRQEETYGPKWLWILIIIFINILGPILYFVIGRKND, from the coding sequence ATGGATGAAATACTGCAGCTGAACTGGGCGATTATTGCGCCAATATTCGTGTTACAGCTTATCTTATTGGTTACTGCGATCGTGAGTTGTTTGCGACAGGAAGAAACATACGGACCAAAGTGGCTTTGGATTTTAATTATCATATTTATTAATATTTTAGGGCCTATTCTGTACTTTGTAATCGGAAGAAAAAATGATTAA